The genomic window tctcctctgtcagAAGAAAGCGACTCACCATGCCTGAACCAGCCAAGTCCGCTCCGGCCCCGAAGAAGGGCTCCAAGAAGGCGGTGACCAAGGCGCAGAAGAAGGACGGCAAGAAGCGCAAACGCAGCCGCAAGGAGAGCTACTCGGTGTACGTGTACAAGGTGCTGAAGCAGGTGCACCCCGACACGGGCATCTCGTCCAAGGCCATGGGCATCATGAACTCGTTCGTCAACGACATCTTCGAGCGCATCGCGGGCGAGGCGTCCCGCCTGGCGCACTACAACAAGCGCTCGACCATCACGTCCCGGGAGATCCAGACGGCCGTGCGCCTGCTGCTGCCCGGGGAGCTGGCCAAGCACGCCGTGTCGGAGGGCACCAAGGCCGTCACCAAGTACACCAGCTCCAAGTGAGCTCGCCAAGTAAGCGTCCTGTCATCCAACCCCAAAGGCTCTTTTCAGAGCCACATGTTTTCACCAACAGAGCTGCGCACTGCCATTTCTTATGGTCTCAGCTTTGGTTCACGTAAGTTAATGGGGACAGTTGGGATACCATCCCGTGTGGTCCTGACAGGCGTCACCTGTGTGAACAGGGGGCCGGGCCACGGAAACAAAGCGAGCCGAAGCGGCCAGCGCTCATTCCCACATCCCGTGCACCTCAGGGCCGCTTTCCCACCACTGTCGCGGACGCGGTCTCCGCCTTTTCTCAAGAGTCACCCCACGGGGTCTCCACAGCCGGAGTGAAATTCGAAAAGCCCGCCGCCGGAAGGCGGGACTTCCTGTTCCGGTGCGGCCAGGCTCCCGCCCAGGGGACTCTGCAGGACTCTGCGACTCcgacccttccctccccctccc from Meles meles chromosome 5, mMelMel3.1 paternal haplotype, whole genome shotgun sequence includes these protein-coding regions:
- the LOC123942392 gene encoding histone H2B type 1-C/E/F/G/I translates to MPEPAKSAPAPKKGSKKAVTKAQKKDGKKRKRSRKESYSVYVYKVLKQVHPDTGISSKAMGIMNSFVNDIFERIAGEASRLAHYNKRSTITSREIQTAVRLLLPGELAKHAVSEGTKAVTKYTSSK